From Leptodactylus fuscus isolate aLepFus1 chromosome 11, aLepFus1.hap2, whole genome shotgun sequence, one genomic window encodes:
- the SOX3 gene encoding transcription factor SOX-3: MYSMLDTDIKTPVQQGNAQSGGPGTPGGKGNATTPDQDRVKRPMNAFMVWSRGQRRKMAQENPKMHNSEISKRLGADWKLLSDAEKRPFIDEAKRLRAVHMKEYPDYKYRPRRKTKTLLKKDKYSLPGNLLAPGVSPVASTVGVGQRIDTYAHMNGWTNGAYSLMQDQIGYSQHPGMNSPQIQQMHRYDMTGLQYSPMMSSAQTYMNAASTYSMSPAAYNQQTSTVMSLGSMGSVVKSEPSSPPPAITSHTQRACLGDLRDMISMYLPPSGDANDPSSLQNSRLHTVHQHYQSAGTGVNGTVPLTHI; encoded by the coding sequence ATGTATAGCATGCTGGACACAGACATCAAGACCCCTGTGCAGCAGGGCAATGCACAGAGTGGGGGGCCCGGGACTCCAGGGGGCAAAGGCAATGCCACCACTCCAGACCAGGACCGGGTCAAGAGACCTATGAACGCTTTCATGGTCTGGTCCAGGGGCCAGAGGAGGAAAATGGCCCAGGAGAACCCTAAAATGCACAACTCTGAGATCAGCAAGAGGCTGGGGGCCGACTGGAAACTCCTGAGCGATGCCGAGAAGCGACCATTCATCGATGAGGCCAAGAGGCTGCGAGCTGTCCACATGAAGGAATACCCGGATTACAAGTACAGACCCCGCAGAAAGACCAAGACCCTTCTGAAGAAGGACAAATATTCCCTGCCTGGCAATCTCTTGGCTCCTGGCGTCAGCCCAGTGGCCAGTACAGTTGGAGTTGGCCAGAGGATAGACACTTATGCCCACATGAATGGTTGGACTAATGGGGCTTACAGCTTGATGCAGGACCAGATTGGGTACAGTCAGCACCCTGGCATGAACAGCCCTCAGATCCAGCAGATGCACAGGTATGACATGACTGGGCTCCAATATAGCCCCATGATGTCTTCAGCTCAGACCTACATGAATGCAGCCTCCACCTACAGCATGTCACCTGCAGCCTACAACCAGCAAACCTCCACAGTCATGAGCCTGGGCTCCATGGGGTCGGTGGTCAAGTCGGAACCAAGTTCTCCTCCACCTGCGATCACTTCTCACACACAGAGAGCTTGCTTAGGAGATCTGAGAGATATGATCAGCATGTACCTTCCTCCAAGTGGAGATGCCAATGACCCATCCTCCCTCCAGAACAGCCGACTacacacagtgcaccagcattacCAAAGTGCAGGGACTGGGGTCAATGGCACTGTACCCCTAACGCACATTTAA